The genomic DNA CCGTCCGTCGCCGGGTCGCGTCACGCCAGCGCCGCCTCCCTCGTCCGGTCCGCCACGTCGACCAGTGAGGTCCAGGTGTTCAGCCCAGCTCTGAGCGCCGTCAGATCGGCCGCCCGGATCGTGACGCGGACGACGTCGTCCTCGTGAGCCACGGCCGCGGTACTCCGGTCACCGTCGATGCGGTCGACGTCCTGCCGGAGGCTGGTCGCGACCAGCGCCGCCGCTTCGGGGTCGTCGTAGGACAGGTCGAGAACGGTCTCGTGCGGGAAGTAGGTCGTCGCGTCGCCACGGTCGCCGTCGTCGGACACGGGTGCCGGCGTCAGTGGACGTCGATCTCCTTGACGTCGCGGCTCCGCTCCTTCAGCAGGACGCGGTGGCCACAGTACGGACAGCGGACGCCGCCGTACTCGTCCAGTTCGACGTCGCGCTTGCAGCGGGAGCACTTGTAGCTCATGCGTTACTCGTCGTCGGTGGCCTCGTCGCCACCGGAGAGGGCCGCCCGGATGGAGCGCCGGACCGTCTTGCCCGCGGGGGTCTGAGCGCGGTAGGCGCCGCCGG from Haloglomus litoreum includes the following:
- a CDS encoding KEOPS complex subunit Pcc1, which produces MSDDGDRGDATTYFPHETVLDLSYDDPEAAALVATSLRQDVDRIDGDRSTAAVAHEDDVVRVTIRAADLTALRAGLNTWTSLVDVADRTREAALA
- a CDS encoding DNA-directed RNA polymerase subunit P translates to MSYKCSRCKRDVELDEYGGVRCPYCGHRVLLKERSRDVKEIDVH